The genomic interval GTTAGGCCCTAACTCTGAGCTAGGAGCGCTTGGGCATGAGAGGGCAGGGCTCCTTCCTACCTGAGGTGAACAGGACTATGGCCTTGAGGCAGCTGTACTCGGCGGAGTCAACGTGCAGCGCTTTGAGCTTCTCCACTTGCTCTTGGAAGATCCGTATGTGGTCCATAAAGGCGACCACCCGGTCGGCGGACATGGGCGAGGCGTGTAGGCCGGCGGCGGCCAGTAGCGGGGCGACGTGGAGGGGCATGGAGCACTGTGCCGCGTTCAGCACGAACAGCTCGCTCCAGGTGAGGCGAAGCAGGGCCACCTGGTCGGTGATCTGTAGGTCAGGAAAGAAGGGGATGTTCCGGGCCCACTCGACGGCGCTGAAGAGCATCCGCGCGGCCAGTTCGCAAATGTTCTCGATGCCCATGATGTTGTTGGGCTGCATGCACTGGCTGCCGAAGCGCGACGTGGGATAGGGTTCGGCGCGCAGCAGCAGAGAAATATATCCGGACAGGTACGAGTGGCAGTTGAGGGGGTCCCCGTTGGTCAGCGCAAACTGCCCGTGGGTCGGCTGGGTGGGCGGCATCCTGCCCCTCTGCACCGctgcagggaggaaaggagacaCTCCGCAGTTAATGACCAGCTTCGTTCCCCTGCTCCCCCGGCAGGGTCTGCCCCAGCCCGACCCCCACCTGACCCAGACCCCGCGGGGCGCAGGAACAGGCAGGCCTGTCCCTCTCAC from Physeter macrocephalus isolate SW-GA chromosome 11, ASM283717v5, whole genome shotgun sequence carries:
- the NR2F2 gene encoding COUP transcription factor 2 isoform X1; translation: MQAVWDLEQGKYGFAVQRGRMPPTQPTHGQFALTNGDPLNCHSYLSGYISLLLRAEPYPTSRFGSQCMQPNNIMGIENICELAARMLFSAVEWARNIPFFPDLQITDQVALLRLTWSELFVLNAAQCSMPLHVAPLLAAAGLHASPMSADRVVAFMDHIRIFQEQVEKLKALHVDSAEYSCLKAIVLFTSDACGLSDVAHVESLQEKSQCALEEYVRSQYPNQPTRFGKLLLRLPSLRTVSSSVIEQLFFVRLVGKTPIETLIRDMLLSGSSFNWPYMAIQ
- the NR2F2 gene encoding COUP transcription factor 2 isoform X2; translation: MPPTQPTHGQFALTNGDPLNCHSYLSGYISLLLRAEPYPTSRFGSQCMQPNNIMGIENICELAARMLFSAVEWARNIPFFPDLQITDQVALLRLTWSELFVLNAAQCSMPLHVAPLLAAAGLHASPMSADRVVAFMDHIRIFQEQVEKLKALHVDSAEYSCLKAIVLFTSDACGLSDVAHVESLQEKSQCALEEYVRSQYPNQPTRFGKLLLRLPSLRTVSSSVIEQLFFVRLVGKTPIETLIRDMLLSGSSFNWPYMAIQ